From the Candidatus Binatia bacterium genome, one window contains:
- a CDS encoding matrixin family metalloprotease gives MDNNCGRRFGSVLLGLLLLALPCWATILVYDNDAELAAQSDAVVLGKVSAVVPEYTPETNSVRTRVSVAVQAVVAGRLQQESIELSEFGGAVPGLQEEVFGTPEYRVGERVLVFVQRGDQGRFRTTGLAMGKFTVEATGGGTWVARRNYRGASVLRPRAHRVDPAPRAEERPLRDLIAEAQEVFAARGEIPAQVELPPPEDTELDYSAPFSLLGNGRWFEADWGEPVSFWIDRRGLQALGPAATEDVVRAAMAAWSDVPGSLLVLQVAGSIEPQPFAPCDGPTRIVFDDPFGELANPMNCRGILAVGGYCTKSATMWHSGMVFSAIDLGKIVFNDGFEGCGIWTACNAAEVATHELGHTIGLGHSVDQHATMSPYANFDGRCAALTQDDIDGLLFLYGEPLPDVVLPPRAPVTLRIPAGETAASKEVALQIRNPDRLPANATMEARLVVTDGTCPKGTVQAVDTDAKAAGFQDTVVLRSRQTLTARVLLAANRDNVTTPSGRSAQRCALEATVMPTASGGQDRTPRNNSATLVVDLRDDNDATAVRTQAVAETALVPLSPLRIVLPKDMQFVMRSVRVRVRNLDQGTTAPRSVSVSVDASDCPVGTVAGWDLVPDVPGDQSTAPIAPGKTLLGELLLAPSPSTIATPNQRSPFRCTLWIEASAAEGESNLSDNRIPLILDLVDAGDAR, from the coding sequence ATGGACAACAACTGTGGAAGGCGGTTCGGGTCGGTTCTACTCGGTTTGCTTTTGCTCGCCTTGCCATGCTGGGCGACAATTTTGGTTTACGACAACGATGCCGAGCTTGCCGCGCAATCGGATGCCGTCGTGCTCGGCAAAGTGTCCGCAGTCGTTCCCGAGTACACGCCGGAAACTAACAGCGTGCGCACGCGGGTGAGCGTCGCCGTACAAGCGGTGGTTGCGGGTCGCCTGCAACAGGAGAGCATCGAGCTCAGCGAGTTCGGGGGAGCAGTGCCAGGACTGCAGGAAGAGGTGTTCGGCACGCCCGAGTATCGTGTGGGCGAGCGCGTGCTCGTATTTGTCCAACGCGGCGACCAGGGCCGCTTTCGCACCACCGGCTTGGCCATGGGCAAATTCACTGTGGAGGCGACCGGCGGTGGCACTTGGGTGGCGCGGCGCAACTATCGTGGCGCCAGCGTGCTGCGCCCGCGCGCCCACCGAGTCGACCCCGCCCCCCGCGCTGAGGAACGCCCGCTTCGCGACCTGATCGCCGAGGCGCAGGAGGTGTTTGCCGCGCGCGGAGAGATACCGGCGCAAGTGGAATTGCCACCCCCGGAGGATACCGAACTCGATTACTCCGCCCCGTTTTCGCTTTTAGGGAATGGTCGTTGGTTCGAGGCCGACTGGGGAGAACCGGTTTCTTTTTGGATCGATCGCCGCGGGCTCCAGGCCTTGGGTCCGGCAGCGACCGAAGATGTCGTGCGCGCCGCCATGGCGGCGTGGAGCGACGTGCCGGGCTCGTTGCTCGTCCTGCAAGTAGCAGGCTCGATCGAGCCCCAACCTTTCGCGCCTTGCGACGGGCCGACGCGGATCGTGTTCGACGACCCGTTTGGCGAGCTCGCCAACCCGATGAACTGCCGTGGCATCCTCGCCGTCGGTGGGTATTGTACGAAGTCTGCCACCATGTGGCACAGCGGCATGGTCTTTTCCGCTATCGACCTCGGCAAGATTGTGTTCAACGATGGCTTCGAGGGCTGTGGCATCTGGACGGCGTGCAACGCCGCCGAGGTCGCCACCCACGAGCTCGGCCACACAATTGGGCTTGGGCACTCGGTAGACCAGCACGCAACCATGTCGCCGTACGCCAACTTCGATGGGCGCTGCGCCGCTCTCACTCAGGACGACATCGACGGTCTGCTGTTTCTTTACGGTGAGCCGTTGCCCGACGTGGTCCTGCCTCCGCGTGCGCCGGTGACGTTGCGGATTCCCGCGGGGGAAACGGCGGCCAGCAAGGAGGTGGCGCTGCAGATTCGCAACCCCGACCGCCTGCCCGCGAATGCCACCATGGAAGCCCGGCTCGTCGTGACAGACGGCACCTGCCCAAAAGGCACCGTGCAAGCTGTCGATACGGATGCAAAGGCCGCTGGATTTCAAGACACTGTGGTGCTCCGCTCGAGACAAACACTGACCGCACGGGTGCTTCTCGCCGCAAACCGTGACAATGTGACCACTCCCTCTGGCCGCAGTGCGCAGCGATGCGCGCTGGAGGCGACGGTGATGCCGACGGCGAGCGGCGGGCAGGACCGCACCCCCCGCAACAACAGCGCCACGCTGGTGGTCGACCTCCGCGATGACAATGATGCCACCGCCGTACGTACGCAGGCAGTTGCGGAAACGGCGCTGGTACCACTGTCGCCGCTGCGCATTGTCCTGCCCAAAGATATGCAGTTTGTCATGCGTTCGGTGCGCGTGCGGGTGCGGAATCTGGACCAGGGCACGACAGCGCCGCGCAGCGTGAGTGTCAGTGTCGACGCAAGCGATTGCCCGGTGGGCACCGTCGCCGGCTGGGACCTCGTACCGGATGTGCCCGGCGATCAAAGCACAGCGCCGATCGCGCCGGGCAAAACCCTCCTGGGCGAGCTACTGCTCGCCCCATCTCCATCCACCATCGCCACGCCCAATCAACGCTCGCCATTTCGCTGCACACTATGGATCGAGGCGAGCGCCGCTGAGGGCGAAAGCAACCTGTCCGATAACCGCATCCCGCTTATCTTGGACCTCGTTGACGCTGGCGACGCCCGCTAA
- a CDS encoding nuclear transport factor 2 family protein, with protein MDTTQVERWQQLADRLEIQDLLTRYATALDTRDWDLFTRCFTPDATIDYTAVGGIKGSLPVVRAWLAEVFARFAMTQHMVSNFDVRIDGDTAECRSCLFNPMGITDEDGNLVVFFEGGYYHDRLVRTAEGWRIRERVEQPTFSTRHHPVIIRPFE; from the coding sequence ATGGACACAACCCAGGTGGAGCGATGGCAGCAGTTGGCGGATCGGCTGGAAATTCAGGATTTGCTCACGCGTTACGCCACCGCTCTCGACACGCGCGATTGGGACTTGTTCACCCGCTGTTTCACGCCCGATGCCACTATCGACTACACGGCCGTGGGGGGCATCAAAGGGTCGTTACCAGTGGTGCGTGCTTGGTTGGCCGAGGTGTTCGCTCGCTTTGCGATGACCCAGCACATGGTCTCCAACTTCGACGTGCGCATCGATGGCGATACCGCCGAGTGCCGCTCCTGCCTGTTCAACCCCATGGGCATTACCGACGAAGATGGTAACCTCGTGGTGTTCTTTGAGGGCGGCTACTACCACGATCGCTTAGTGCGCACCGCTGAAGGCTGGCGGATCCGCGAGCGTGTGGAGCAGCCAACGTTTTCTACTCGCCACCACCCGGTGATCATCCGGCCTTTCGAATAA
- a CDS encoding glutathione peroxidase, with translation MTVHDFSARAIDGTETSLSEFAGKVLLIVNVASQCGLTPQYRGLQELYEHYRERGFAVLGFPCNQFGGQEPGTEEEIRTFCETRYHVTFPLFSKIEVNGPNRHPLYAFLTQQQTQPDGPGDIQWNFAKFLIDRQGKVVARFAPATAPVSEEVVEAIERTLE, from the coding sequence ATGACTGTACACGATTTCTCGGCGCGAGCCATCGACGGTACGGAAACCAGCCTCAGCGAGTTCGCGGGCAAGGTGCTGCTCATCGTCAATGTGGCCTCGCAGTGTGGCCTAACGCCGCAGTACCGCGGGCTGCAGGAGTTGTACGAGCATTATCGCGAGCGCGGCTTCGCGGTGCTCGGCTTCCCTTGCAACCAATTCGGTGGGCAAGAGCCAGGCACGGAGGAAGAAATCCGCACCTTCTGCGAAACGCGCTACCATGTCACGTTTCCGCTGTTTTCCAAAATCGAAGTCAACGGGCCAAATCGGCATCCGCTTTACGCGTTCCTCACACAACAGCAAACCCAGCCAGACGGCCCTGGCGACATTCAGTGGAACTTCGCGAAATTTTTGATCGACCGGCAGGGCAAGGTGGTAGCCCGCTTCGCTCCTGCCACAGCACCGGTATCGGAGGAAGTCGTCGAAGCCATCGAACGCACGCTCGAGTAG
- a CDS encoding thioesterase family protein: protein MATTVTTFLEMMRLESHGPDTYVGAGPSYPWGGLYGGQIVAQALRAAALTVEPRYLVHSLHAYFIRRGDATEPIRLEVQRIRDGRTFVTRHVVARQAAGAILNLAASFHIPEEGVDIQVEHMPEVPAPETLPNDTWSALIDRAFVDQRRLRGTVAAWMRLTEKLPDDAIVHACALAYLSDDLPTDAVISVHPEYRGRGPQYRTFWSASLDHAIWFHRPVQADQWHLHEFTCRGLMGTRGLSTGAIFDRDGRQVATVSQEVLVRLHRERGTER from the coding sequence GTGGCAACGACGGTAACGACCTTTCTCGAAATGATGCGCCTGGAGTCGCACGGACCCGACACCTACGTCGGTGCCGGACCGAGCTACCCGTGGGGTGGGTTGTACGGAGGGCAAATCGTTGCCCAGGCACTTCGGGCCGCAGCACTGACGGTGGAGCCGCGCTACCTCGTGCATTCGCTGCATGCGTATTTCATCCGCCGCGGCGATGCGACCGAACCGATCCGCCTCGAGGTGCAGCGGATCCGCGACGGACGCACCTTTGTCACCCGCCACGTGGTGGCGCGGCAAGCTGCTGGCGCCATCCTCAACCTAGCGGCGTCGTTTCACATTCCCGAGGAAGGTGTGGACATTCAGGTGGAGCACATGCCCGAAGTGCCCGCGCCGGAAACCCTCCCGAACGACACCTGGAGCGCGCTCATCGATCGTGCCTTCGTGGACCAGCGACGACTGCGCGGTACGGTGGCGGCCTGGATGCGGTTAACCGAAAAGCTGCCGGACGACGCGATCGTGCACGCGTGCGCGCTGGCATATCTGTCCGACGATCTGCCCACCGATGCCGTCATCAGCGTGCACCCCGAGTACCGCGGGCGCGGCCCGCAGTACCGCACGTTTTGGTCGGCAAGCCTCGATCACGCTATTTGGTTCCACCGGCCAGTGCAAGCAGACCAGTGGCATTTGCACGAGTTTACTTGCCGCGGTTTGATGGGCACGCGCGGACTTTCCACTGGTGCGATCTTCGATCGCGACGGCCGGCAAGTGGCCACGGTGTCGCAAGAGGTGCTCGTGCGCTTGCACCGCGAACGAGGAACGGAACGCTAG
- a CDS encoding ABC transporter ATP-binding protein, translated as MVIEARNVVKRFGTRTAVAGIDLAIPPGICFGLLGPNGAGKTTTLRMVYGVTKPTSGSVRVFGIDVAADPRAVRARLGVTLQQNVLIEALSPVENLRVFGRYHLLGGRSLESRVEELLDFLELRSHAHVPVKQLSGGFQRRLAIALSLVNDPELLILDEPTTGLDPAVRLALWARVRALRGAGKTILLTTHYMDEAQRLCDRVAIVAAGKVLAEGAPEELIQHYLAREALECECDEDEVPALLDGLPVAHVLRTADRLTIYADDVTRVAETIRARDGGERRTLVLRPANLEDVFLALTGSSLEESEP; from the coding sequence ATGGTGATCGAGGCACGCAACGTGGTCAAGCGGTTCGGCACCCGGACCGCTGTGGCCGGCATCGACCTCGCGATTCCGCCCGGGATCTGTTTTGGCCTCCTCGGTCCTAATGGCGCCGGCAAGACCACCACCTTGCGCATGGTTTACGGCGTGACCAAGCCTACTTCGGGCAGCGTGCGTGTGTTCGGCATCGATGTCGCTGCCGACCCGCGTGCAGTGCGTGCTCGCTTGGGGGTGACGCTCCAGCAGAACGTGCTCATCGAGGCGCTTTCCCCGGTGGAAAATTTGCGCGTGTTTGGCCGCTATCACTTGCTTGGCGGACGCTCCTTGGAGAGCCGCGTCGAAGAGCTCCTCGATTTCCTCGAGCTGCGCTCGCACGCGCACGTGCCGGTGAAGCAGCTCTCCGGCGGTTTCCAGCGCCGCTTGGCGATTGCCCTGTCGCTGGTGAACGATCCCGAGTTGTTGATCCTCGACGAGCCGACCACAGGTCTCGACCCCGCGGTGCGCCTTGCACTGTGGGCGCGGGTGCGCGCCTTGCGAGGGGCGGGGAAGACCATCTTACTCACCACGCACTACATGGACGAAGCCCAGCGCCTGTGCGACCGCGTGGCCATCGTTGCCGCCGGAAAGGTGCTGGCGGAAGGCGCCCCCGAGGAGCTCATTCAGCACTATCTCGCGCGGGAAGCCTTGGAATGCGAATGCGACGAAGACGAAGTGCCGGCGCTGCTCGATGGATTGCCGGTAGCGCACGTGCTGCGCACCGCTGACCGCTTGACCATTTACGCTGATGACGTGACGCGTGTGGCCGAGACCATCCGGGCGCGCGACGGTGGCGAGCGGCGCACGCTCGTGCTGCGTCCGGCCAACCTCGAGGATGTGTTCTTGGCGCTCACCGGCTCGTCGCTGGAGGAAAGCGAGCCGTGA
- a CDS encoding ABC transporter permease — protein sequence MNVSLPHALSVWHRNLSMYRRTWKLNILPNFFEPVFYLMAIGIGLGAYVQQMGGLPYAAFLAPGLVCVAAMNGASFEVTYNIFVRMHFEKTYDAMLTTPVQPADILAGEVLWAVTRATIYGGCFYLVTSAWGLTPWYAAPWALVVIVLSGLLFAAVGLVFSLQIVTIDLFSFYFTLFLTPLFLFSDVFFPLAERLSGVWLWVAEALPLLHPVRLARLGFAGRWSGVMVWDLAYILAVSALLLVICHRSIHKRLTA from the coding sequence GTGAACGTTTCGCTGCCCCACGCCTTGTCGGTGTGGCACCGCAATCTTTCGATGTACCGGCGAACCTGGAAGCTCAACATCCTCCCGAACTTCTTCGAGCCGGTATTTTACCTGATGGCCATCGGCATTGGCTTGGGTGCCTACGTGCAGCAGATGGGCGGGCTCCCCTACGCGGCGTTTCTCGCCCCGGGGCTGGTGTGCGTGGCGGCGATGAATGGCGCAAGCTTCGAGGTCACGTACAACATCTTCGTACGCATGCACTTCGAGAAAACGTACGACGCCATGCTGACGACGCCAGTGCAGCCTGCGGACATTCTCGCCGGGGAAGTGCTGTGGGCCGTCACGCGCGCGACGATTTACGGAGGCTGCTTTTACTTGGTCACCAGCGCCTGGGGGCTCACCCCGTGGTACGCTGCCCCGTGGGCACTGGTGGTCATCGTGCTTAGCGGCTTGCTGTTTGCGGCTGTGGGGCTGGTGTTTTCACTGCAAATCGTCACCATCGACCTTTTCAGCTTCTATTTCACCTTGTTTCTCACACCGCTGTTTCTGTTTTCCGACGTGTTCTTCCCGTTAGCGGAGCGGCTTTCGGGCGTGTGGTTGTGGGTGGCGGAAGCGTTGCCCTTGCTACATCCAGTGCGGCTTGCCCGCTTGGGCTTTGCCGGCCGCTGGAGTGGCGTGATGGTGTGGGACCTTGCCTACATCCTCGCCGTTTCCGCCCTGCTCCTGGTGATCTGCCACCGCAGCATCCACAAACGCCTCACAGCGTAG